AATGGGAGCAAGACCCTGTCTTGAGCACTTTTTCAACCTTTCCAAGTGATTCAGTTGTATAACCAGGTTGGGAGCCATCAGAGACGAATGAGACACAGGGTCTCTGCCCTTCCCACTCCAAAGGGACCTTGGGCCACACTCCCTTTGCACACAACGCCCCAGACACACCTGCCTTCTGTTTCCTGAGCACACCAAACTCCCCCTAAAGGGCCTTTGCACAAGCCATGCCCTCTGCCAGGAATGGAGCTCTCAGGCCTCAGCGGAAGGGCTCTTCACCCAGGCTTTCTGCAACTGTGTTCTCAGGCACACACCTACTCTGATTCTTTTTACAGGACTCCTTATTCCGAAATTATCTGTCTCTCTCCAGTGGTCTGTAAGCTCCAGGTCTGTTTCACTCACCACTGAGACCCAGTGCCTGGCTGTGTGTGCAGTGTGCATGATCAGCAGCTGTTGAGTGAATATCAACCTGAGCCTTAGCTCACTGAGGAGAAAGCCAAGGCCAGACAAGATCCTAGGAAACTTACACCCCATTTTCCACTCTCCTGTCTCTCCTCTTCATCTCCCATACTCCCAACACACCAAGATGCAACTAGACCAGAAGGGTCTGGATGTATTTATTGTCATTTGCAAATTTCACAGAAAATGGAATGTATCAAATGGGTCAGGGTTGCATGAAAAGAAAACTCCAGCTTTGTACAGGTTGCTCTGGGCGGGGCTCTCTCACGTCAGGCACAACAGCTGCACTTGTCTGATGCCCCTTTGCAGATGCAGCCTTGGGCACACTTGGCACAGCCCACAgggcagcaggagcagcagcctgggaaagagagaggaaaatgaAAGGTTAGATCAGACCAGGCACCTCCCTTTTCCAACAACAGGCCTGGCACAAACTCTGCCCCAAACCGGAGGGACCAAAATATTGGAAGGCATCCTCTGTTCCGAGACACCAGGTAGGACATTTGGGTCTGGGTCCCACTAGGAAAAGGCTGCTCGGTCCCCTCTGAGCCCAGGGTCTACTCAGGAAGTGACAGTGAGCAGAGCACACAAGCCTCAGGGGGCAAATGAAGGCCAGTGCCCTAGAACCATATGCCAAATGAGCAACTCCTCAAGATCAGAGAGGAGGACAACCACTGACAAAGAATTGTCTGGGCCCATGGAGGCCCGGACTGCCTCTACAGAAAGGGCTGCGTTAGCAGGTCAGAGAAACCATGCTTGGTCCAGAAGTTCATGCTTCTGATCGTGGGGGGCTAAGAAAGTTGCATAGGGTGGAGTGCGGTGGGAGAGAGCCAGCACCCAGAGATTAGTTTCTACTTGCAGCTCTGCTAGTATCTGAAACTCTCTGGATCTCAGTTTCCTCCTTCTAGAATGAAAAGTTCAGATTCAACCACCTCTAAGGCTCTTCTAGCTCTGATTCTGAGTCAGGTGCTCAGAGGAAGGGATGGGCAGAAGCCTGGTCATTGACCTGCTCCTGCCTGCTGAGCTCTGGGTCCAGCCCCTCCTCAGCCCAGGCCCCAGATTCCCAGGGAAGGCCCCACACTCACTCTTCTTGCAGGAAGTGCATTTGCACTCTTTGCATTTGCAGGAGCCAGCGCAGGCACAGGAGTCTCCTGCAAGGAAGACAGAAAGACAGGCAGTGAGCAATGAGTGTGATGCAGGAGATCCAGGAGTCAGTCAACAAACGCTCCCTGCACCTTGCTCTGTGCTGGGCTCAGCCCTGGGAGCTCCTGAAGTTTAgccccctcctctctcccctcaTGGTGGACAGGGTAGTGTGTCCCCCTGTTTTTATCACAAAAGGCCCCCAGCCTCCAGACCTAGCCCAGGCAAGTTTGGCCagtccaggaagctcagaggccTGGACACAGCACTGGAGCCCAGCGAGCAGCCCCTGACCACCTGGTTGATGTCCAACATGATGGCTTCAGCCTCACTCCTGAGGTCTCTGACCTGGCGGGACACTGGGAAGATTCAACTGCTCTAGTTGCAGGGAGGTGAAGGCGCTTGGCAAGGGAGAAAGCACTAGACTTAAAACTAAGGATCCACCTTAGCTCAGACTCAAAGTGCTGCCTCCTCCACCCCCAGGGACACTGAGTCCCGCCTCTGACAAAAGGCCGGCACCAGGAGCCCAGAAGCCAGGCGTCCCTTACCAGCGGCGCAGGAGCAGTTGGGGTCCATTTCGAGCGAGGCGAGACCAGAGGTCGGAAGGCAGATGACGAAAAAGATGCGAGGCCGGTGGAAGGCTTGCTGCAGCGCACGAGGCAGCCCGCCACTTTATAGGCCGAGGGGCCGGCCCGGGCGCAAAGGCCCCGCCCCGTGATCACGCCCCTGAGTCCGCACCGCCCCCCGCGCCCCGGGCGGGCTGAGCGCAGCGAGCGGGCCGGGCGCACTGCTCCCTGCGTTTGGCTAGGTGCGCACTGCCGGCCGAGCCTTTGCGCCCCCTCCCGAGAGGGCCCGTGCGCCGTGCGAAACTCGGGGTCCCAGCTGCCTGCACGTCTCTTCCCAGTTTTCCCGTGACTGTCTGTTGTTGGCTGCTCCCAGGTGTTCCCGGAATTCAGCCATGGGATCACTTGTCCTCCCACCCCCCTGCGCAGTTATCCTCAGGTTCGCCCTTTCCTGGAACCCGTGTGCAACCCCAGCCTCGAGCACACACGTACCCGAATCGTGCGGTAGTGGGGGATCCGAGCGGGGGTGTGTGTGGTATGCAGAGGACCGGCTGTGACTTGGACTTTGCCTCCCTCTCCCTGTCCCTTCGCAGCACTCTCCCTGTCCCTACCCCGGGCCTTTGCCCCATTTCTCCAGTGCACAGTACACCCTGCTCGGCCTGCCTTCCTTGGTTCCATTCACCCTGCCAGAAGGAGTCTAATGGGCTCCCCTGTAGCCGGCCCTGCTTTACTTAGAACTGTTCAGAGGCTCACTACAGCCCAACCCAGACCGGGACAGTGTTTCCCAAAGCGTGGGATGCTCTCAGGGGAATCATTATTTTAGGTGATAGGCAGTCTCTGCAATAAAAAGCATAACAATTTTCCTGACAATTGCATAGCATTTATGTGAAgaatgtgccaggctctgttttAATCACTTTCACTCTTTGaactctcacaacaaccctgaagACGAAGTACTATTATTTACGAGCCCATATTAACGAATGAGAAACTAAGACACAAGGAGTGTAACTAACTTGCCCAAATCACAGAGCTAAAAAGTGTTGCCTCTGGATGTGAGTTCAGTCAGCCTCCCAAGGGTAAGAGAAGTTCAAGGATAAAGCTACCATTTGGCCCAAGTAGGCCTTCAACACCTCTGTACACCTTGTAACCTTTTAAACAAGAGTCAGCTATCCTCAACTTCAACTCAAGACAGGGACAAAAATGATGTagaaatgaatgagtgaaaaaaAATGCACGCACACACAGAAGTTTTGTGGTTACCCTCCATGTGtgaaagtaagattaattctcaTTTTCAGGAATGAGAGAGTTTGCCTTCCATAGGAATAGATTTTTGAAAATATGAATCATTTGAAGGAAAAATATGTAAAACCCTGGTGCCGGTTGTAGCAGAAATGGCAGGTGTTCTTCTGTACCTACATAAGGACATGTTTGGGAACCAAAACCCAAATACTTGAGAGGAATGAATGACCCTGTCTAGGTCACAGGTCACATACCCACACTGATGAGGATGCCACTGGATACACAATTAAGCACGCCagatctgtgttttttttttttttttttttggtctggaggtagaaaaaagtatctgagcTTAAGTTACAGCTGACCTCACATCCCGGCTACAGATCATTTGTCCCTGAGTACTAAACCCCACCACTCACGGCCTCTCACAGTtgagagaagaaagggccaattCTATCCTGGGCTTGACAGATGAGAAACAGAAGCCCAGAGCGGTCAAAGACCTATGCAGACAGACCCTGACTCCCAGCTCAGTCTCTTTCCACTGGGCCTCTGGGCCAGGTTTTCAGTGTCCTGGTCCTTCACAGGaagtggtggtggggtggtgggtgAGGGTATGATGCTGTGGTCAGCTTACGTGAAGGCATATCTCACTTCTGTTGCCTATAGGTTTGTGACAATCTCCCTGCAGTTCAGTCTCCTCCACTGTAAAGGGGGCATAATAATAGCATCTGGCTCATAGGACTAAATGAGTTGGTACATGCAAAACcttagaatggtgcctggcacatgagTGCTCTGTAAATATGAGCTAATAtctattaggagtccctgggtggtacaaacagttatcgactattagctgaaaggttatCGGTTCGAAATCACCCAGGGGAGCCTCGAAGACAGGCTTGGTGGtctggttctgaaaggtcacagccttgaaaaccctatggggcagttccactcggaacacatggggtcaccatgagtcggaatggatttgacagcaaccaacacaacaataacattttattattatcattaataaCATAGGGGACATTTTTTTATCTCCTTATTCATGTACCAAAGGACGTCTGCCATTTCTGCTACCATCTGCACCAGTATTTTGCTGATATTTTCCtgtaaatttttttattacttaACATTTTGCCTTTAAATGATTCATACTTTCTGAAATATATCCACATGAAAAGTAAATTATCACTACTAAAAATGAGAATTAGTCTTACTTCCAGAAATAAAACATGTGGAAGTATGTTTTTCATGTTCATTTATTTCTGGAGCTCGTTTGCCCCTGCCCTGAGTTGTGCTTGATGGTAGTAGCTCTTATgtaaaagattttttctttttacaattttaaagcataatttatttaaccaatttatttttttgaatctCTTCTGGACAGCTtctaattcttattaaaaaaaaaaaaaaagccaaagtgaGATTCTCGGTGCATATTGTTTTTTCTCATCTTTTGAATTATTTCTTGAGGAAAATTCCCAGGAGTAGACTATCTGATTCAAAGATGTGAACATTTTTATGGTGCTTGTCCCATACACTGTTCAACACTAGCAGCAATAGGTGAGGTGCCATTTTTCCCCAGCCTTGCATTgggtggtgttatggattgaattgtgtccccaaaaaatatgtgtcaacttggtgaggccatgattctcagtatgaTGTAATTAACCTCCATTGTGTGACCTGATGTTATTATCCTTgaatttgtgatctgatgtctttatcctatgtgttgtaaatcctaaccgctgtgatgttaatgaggcaggattagaggcggttgtattaatgaggcagggtacaatctacaagattaggttttatcttgagtcaatctcttttgagatataaaagagattaaacaaccaagcagagagggggacctcctaccaccaagaaagagaagctgggagcagagcgtgttctttggacctggggtctctgcactgacAGCCTCTtaggcccaggggaagattgatgccaagagacatggagatctccaaggaatgctggaCCCACAGATGTTAAAAGGAGACAAGGActtcccccaaagctgacagaaagagaaagcctttccctagagctggcaccctgaattcagacttctagcctcctaaactgtgagagaataaattcccatttgttaaagtcacccagttATGGAGTTTCTGTTggagcatcactagataactgagaggtGGTCTCttgacttgttttattttttgctgatTTAATAGGTGTGACATGGTcccatacagttttttttttaaactagttaagcttaactactgtttggttttaagaagacttcaggtgacATTTTTGACCTAAGTTTTAAAGTCTATCACAGAAGAATAAttccaggggttcatccagcttccttggctccagaaagtctagagtccatgagaaattGAAATTCTATTCCGCATTTTCCCTCTTTAATCAGGATTATTCTATAGAGCCTTTGATCAAattgttcagtaatggtacccaggcagcatccagttcttctggtctcccaACAAACAGGGCAGTAgcttatggaggcaattagccacacactccatttcctcctcttattcctgactctttctccctctgttgctccaggcaaatagggaccaattgctgtgccttggatggctgcttggaagattttaagacccccagGAAAATGCAACAAAATAGGAGGTAGATCTTGTATAAAAGATTTGAAAGGAGTAGAGAGGTGCCGAAGATATActtatttcaaagggtggctttaGTTTTGAATTCTCTTTCCCTTGGTAGGCAGACTGGATTCACATCGACGGAAACCAATTCCtaactgtgaccttgggcaatttacACTCTTTGTGTCTTAGCTTCTCATTAGTGATACAGGATGGTAAATAATAAAACCACTTGCCCTTCAGTTCACTTGACTCACGGTGAATCTATGTGTGTCGCAGTAAAACTGATAGCAAtatgagttttcaatggctgatttttgggaagtaggtggccaggcctttcttccaaagagcctctgggtggacgtgaacatccaactttttggttaagtAGCTACAgtcttaactgtttacaccatcgAGGTACTCCTCATAAGTAATAGCATTTCCCTTTTTGGGCTGTTGTGGATTCAAAGAACAAAAGTGATTAAAACAGAGCACTGCGCACTCTAAGTATCATGCACTTGTCAGGAAAATTGAAAGGGAAATAATCAATTCTCTTGATACCTTATTTAAATATCGAGACTGCCTATCACCTAAAATAATCACTCTCCCAGGGGCATCCCATGCTTTGGGACACACCATCCTGGACCAGGTTGGGCTGTAGCCAGCCTGTGAACAGCTTTGGGCAAGCAGGGCCTGCGACAGGAGATCCCATTTAATACCTTCTTGCCTGGCGATGGGATGAAGGGAGACCGAGCAGCTGTTGCTGTGTACTAAAGAAATGGGACCAAAAGGCAGAGCTATCGGGCAAGGAGAGCGCTGCGGGTGGGGGGCGAAGGTCACCAATGGCCTGTCCTCTGCACACACCACACAACCCCCGGGGCTGATACCCTGCTACCGCCCGCTCAGGGCACCTGAGAGCGAGGCTGGGGTTGCACACGGGTTCCAGGAAAGGGCGAACCTGAGGATAACTGGACAGGGGGGTGGGAGGACAAGTGATCCCATGGCTGAGTTCCGGGAACACCTGGGAGCAGCCAACAACAGACAGTCACGGGAAAACTGGGAAGAGACGTGCAGGCTGCTGGGACCCCAAGTTTCGCACGGCGCACGGGCCCTCTCGGGAGGGGGCGCAAAGACTCGGCCGGCGGTGCACACCTAGCCAAGCGCAGGGAGCAGTGCGCCCGGCCCGCTCGCTGCGCTCAGCCCGCCCGGGGCGCGGGGGGCGGTGCGGACTCAGGGGCGTGATCACGGGGCGGGGCCTTTGCGCCCGGGCCGGCCCCTCGGCCTATAAAGAGGCGGGCTGCCTCGTGCGCTGCAGGAAGCCTTCCACCGGCCTTGCATCGTCTTCGTCATCTGCCTTCCGACCTCTGGTCTCGCCTCGCTCGAAATGGACCCCAACTGCTCCTGCGCCGCTGGTAAGGGACGCCTGGCTTCTGGGCTCCTGGTGCCGGCCTTTTGTCAGAGGAGGGACTCAGTGTCCCTGGGGGTGGAGGAGGCAGCACTTTGAGTCTGAGCTAAGGTGGATCCTTAGTTTTAAGTCTAGTGCTTTCTCCCTTGCCAAGCGCCTTTGCCTCTTAACCTCCGCGCTGTCCCCTCAACTAGAGCATTTGAATTATCCCAGCGTCCCCTCAATTCATGTTGGACATCACCTAGGTGATCAGGGACTGCTCGCTGGACTCCAGGCCCTGAGCTGCCTGGGCTGGATGGAAGACAGGGAACTTTCGTTACCTTTTTAGGGCTCAGGACATAAGATCATGGCCTCCACGCCTTGGGCTTTGTGGGTTGGTTCTGGAGCCTGGGACCTTCCCTGTGCAGTAAAAACAGGAGGAggcactgcccctcccaccacaAGGGGAGAGAGATGGTGACAAGACTTCAGTCTGCCCTGAGGTGGCAGGAGCTCCCAGGGCTGAGCCCAGCACAGAGCAAGGGGCAGGGAGCGTTTGTTGACTGACTGCTGGATCTCCTACATCACACTCATTGCTCACTGCCTGTCTTTCTGTCTTCCTTGCAGGAGACTCCTGTGCCTGCGCTGGCTCCTGCAAATGCAAAGAGTGCAAATGCACTTCCTGCAAGAAGAGTGAGTGTGGGGCCTTCCCTGGGAATCTGGGGCCTGGGCTGTGAGGGGGCTGGACCCAGAGCTCAGCAGGCAGGAGCAGGTCAATGACCAGGTTTCTGCCCATCCCCTCCTCTGAGCACTGGGTTTAGAATCAGAGCTAGAAGAGCCTTAGAGGTGGTCGAATCCCAACTTTTCATTCTAGAAGgcagaaactgaggtccagagagttCTTCAACCAGGCAGGGCCAGAACCAGAACGAGAACCTATTCTCCTGCTTCCTAATCTAGCGTTTTTAGCCCTCTTGGGTTCTGAAGTcacactatagggttgctatgattcggagtgaactcgacagcaacagctttggtttttgcGTTGGGCTCTGAAGCACTTTATGCATGTGAACTTATGGACATGTGTGGTTTCTCTGACCTGCTAGCGCAGTCCTTTCCTATAGAGGCAGCCGAGGCCTTTGCTGGCCCTGCCGGACACTGCTCTGTCACGGGTTTTCCTGCTTGATGATCTTGAGGACTTTTCTCACTTCGCTGTGTGGTTCTGGAGGCTGATTTTCCTTTTCTGGAAGAGTCCCTTGTACTTTGCTTACTGTCCCTGCCTCACCAGGCTTTCTACCCAGAGCTTAGATGGGACAGGGCAGCTGCTTCCTCATGCAAGCTGACCACAAAAATCCTAGCAGGGGTCTGAGGACATAGCAGGCCCTCTAGTATTCAGGGCCCTGCTGCCTGGCCTGTTGTTGGGAAAGGGAGTTGCCTGGTCCGATCTAACTTTTCACTTCCCTCTCTCTTCCCTAGgctgctgctcctgctgcccTGTGGGCTGTGCCAAGTGTGCCCAAGGATGTGTCTGCAAAGGGGCATCGGACAAGTGCAGCTGCTGCGCCTGACGTGGGAGAGCCCTGCCCAGAGCAACCTGTACAAAGCTGGAGTTTTTCTCATATCGTACAACCCTGATCCGTTTGCTACCTCCTTTTTTCTATGAAATGCATGAACGATAATAAATGGTGTTGACTTTATTCTGGcattgtttttcttcatgtagggTGGAAATAAGGGGTAATGTGATCAGCACAGCTGGCTGTGGGACTGGATTGGGAGTCCAGAAATCTGGGTTCTGGGCCCAAATGTTAGCCCCTACTAAACTGAATGCCTGAGGCTAAGGCAGGTCAGGCTACCTCTATGGGCCTGAGTTTCTacagctgtaaaatgggaagagCATTGTGCCTGATATTCTAAGGGGTGGAGCAAATATAGCCTACCAGCACTGCCCCAACATGCCCACCGGGAACCATCAGCCTTGGCTTCCCCACTGCCATTGGCAGGTCACTCAAGACCCCCTGTTCTGGGTTGGCTCTGAATCTTTGGAAGTTCCTCCTAAGATCATGCCAAAATCTGCCCCTTCCTATTCCAGCCCTTGGCTCCTTCAAGCCAGCAAAGTGGCTAGGGATTTGGAGGGAATTGCCCGGTCATTTCCCAGCAAGATGGAGCGTAGGTGAGAAATGGATCCAGATGAAGTAGGTCTGCCTGTGCAGGTACAATGGCGGATTCTGCTATAGGGAGGGCGTGATGGTGGTTATTAGGCAGGAGTGGGGCCCAGAGTGACTAGTAATTAATGCTAACAGTCCCCCTGGCTATTTGTTGAGGGAATTGCTATTTGACGTTCAGTTAAAGAGGAAAATGAGTCACGTGGCCCAGGAAGTCAGGACCAGGCTTGCCCACTGAGTTCCTGTGTGAAGAGGGGATTTCGGAAACCAACATGAGGTTTTGCACTCAAGAAGTCTAGATTAATAGCCCACCTCACCGCTTAGAGGCTGTGTGTGTGACCTGGTCGAATGGTACAACTTCTCTGACCCTCCTGTTAACTCATTTGTGGAATGGAGATTATATCTCCATGTGGGGATGAAATGAAATTGAATGACTCCTGGTTAGGCCTTAATAAACTGTGGCCACTGGGATTATTCTGTTcacattgacatttttgaagagaaTCTTCTTAAATCCCAACAAGCTTTTGGGGAAAGGCCTGTCTGGAAGCATTGTTCTGGGCTGGAGCCTGGGGTGGGAGTAGAACCTTGCTGATCCTGCACCCGGGGGAATGTGGGTGACCTTCTGCACAAACCCTACCAGACAGATACAGTCTTTCCCACCCTTCATGTCGATTATCTTCATACAACCCagtgagagagagacagcaaGAATGCAGGGGTTGAAATGATCGTGCTGTTGTCCAGACAGATAGAGCAACCTGGCAAAGTCACACAGCTCAGAAGTCAGAGGTTGATCCTGTATATACTACAGCTGGCCTCATGCCCTGGCCACAGCGGGCAGATCATCTGTCCCTAGGTGATAAATCCTGCCTGTCACAGTTGAGAACCAGAAAGACCCTAGAGACCATCCAATTCCAACCCTGTCTTGATAGATAGGACACTGAAGCTAGGAGAGGTCACAGAGCTATGCAGACAGATCCTGACTCCTAGCTCAGTGCTCTTTTTTTCCACTGTGCCTCAGTGCCAGGGTTTCAGTGTCCTGGTCATTcacaaaggagctctggtggtacagtggttaagcgctcaactgctaattgaaaggttagcagttggaacacaccagccactcagtgagagatgtggctgtctgcttccctaaagattacagccttggcagtGCCatagtagctccatagacacatccaaactccctgagggatcgaattgctgggctaaaggctgtggggaccctggtctcaggaaacatctagctcaagtggcataaccaagtttataaagaaaatgttctacattctattttggtgagtagggactggggtcttaaaagcctgtgaacgcccgtctaagatactccactggtctcgcccctttGGGAGCAAAAAATAATGgacaaaactaaagataaaagggaaaaattagtcccaaggactaatggaacacatctACCAcggactccaccagactgagtccagtacaactagatgttgcccggctaccaccgctgactgctctgacagggatcacaatagacggtccctgacagagctgg
The Loxodonta africana isolate mLoxAfr1 chromosome 21, mLoxAfr1.hap2, whole genome shotgun sequence DNA segment above includes these coding regions:
- the LOC100655852 gene encoding metallothionein-2, coding for MDPNCSCAAGDSCACAGSCKCKECKCTSCKKSCCSCCPVGCAKCAQGCICKGASDKCSCCA
- the LOC100656139 gene encoding metallothionein-2-like; the protein is MDPNCSCAAGDSCACAGSCKCKECKCTSCKKSCCSCCPVGCAKCAQGCVCKGASDKCSCCA